From one Methanobrevibacter ruminantium genomic stretch:
- a CDS encoding PsbP-related protein, translating to MKKIIGIGLVLILLIVGVSFFINNPINTISGDELSQQSVDYSENGISLSMPGNWVSAKSNSNETVLAVADPDAKDSAGFNSVNVNIEKKSNAGSLQSEFTSNYNTLARNSDFTILFMGNVSFNGQAAMEADYTSVANNQTKQHKAIWIPKGSEIYVILCSAPESEFDNMVGTFDFIINSVKL from the coding sequence ATGAAAAAAATTATTGGTATCGGATTAGTTTTAATTTTATTGATTGTAGGTGTTTCATTTTTCATAAATAATCCTATCAACACTATCAGTGGAGATGAGCTTTCACAGCAATCAGTGGATTATTCTGAAAATGGAATATCATTATCAATGCCTGGGAATTGGGTTTCTGCAAAATCCAACTCTAATGAAACAGTTTTAGCAGTTGCAGACCCTGATGCTAAGGATTCCGCAGGTTTTAATAGTGTTAATGTGAATATTGAAAAGAAATCAAATGCCGGATCTTTACAATCTGAATTCACTTCCAATTACAATACATTGGCCCGTAATTCTGATTTCACCATTTTATTTATGGGAAATGTTTCATTTAATGGTCAAGCTGCTATGGAAGCGGATTACACCTCTGTAGCAAACAATCAAACAAAACAGCATAAGGCTATTTGGATTCCAAAAGGGTCTGAAATTTATGTTATCTTATGTTCTGCTCCAGAATCTGAATTCGATAATATGGTAGGAACTTTTGATTTCATTATTAACAGCGTCAAATTATAA
- the pheA gene encoding prephenate dehydratase, whose protein sequence is MIKDKVAFLGPQGTFSHEAASFVSDNLISYCSIQQVMGAVERGECVCGIVPIENSIEGPVSLTLDSLIHNFDLKIKNEIVIPINHNLLAAEEMTVDEVKNVYSHSQALGQCQPYLERHGITAHYTLSTAAAAKRVAETGEDAAIGTLKAAELYGLKVIDTNIQENFNNETRFVVLDNEDSPITGNDKTSISFSLFEDRPGGLYELLALFAENDVNLTKIESRPSKEGLGHYIFFIDLEGHRLDEDIAHILKHLEDNTSFFKILGSYPIFNEDLFR, encoded by the coding sequence GCATTTTTAGGGCCTCAAGGAACATTCTCTCACGAAGCTGCATCATTTGTAAGTGACAATTTGATTTCCTACTGTTCAATACAGCAGGTAATGGGTGCTGTTGAAAGAGGAGAGTGTGTATGCGGCATTGTGCCGATTGAAAATTCAATTGAAGGTCCAGTTAGCTTGACTTTAGATTCATTGATTCATAATTTTGACTTGAAGATTAAAAACGAGATTGTCATTCCAATCAACCATAACCTATTGGCTGCAGAGGAAATGACTGTAGATGAAGTTAAGAATGTCTATTCACATTCACAGGCCTTAGGCCAATGCCAACCTTATTTGGAAAGGCATGGTATCACTGCACATTATACCTTAAGCACTGCAGCAGCAGCTAAAAGGGTTGCAGAAACCGGTGAGGATGCAGCTATTGGAACATTGAAGGCAGCGGAACTCTATGGATTGAAGGTCATTGATACAAACATTCAGGAGAATTTCAACAACGAAACCCGTTTTGTTGTTTTGGATAATGAGGATTCTCCGATAACAGGAAATGACAAGACTTCAATTTCATTTTCATTGTTTGAGGATAGGCCAGGGGGGCTTTACGAACTTTTAGCTCTCTTTGCTGAGAATGATGTCAACTTGACTAAAATTGAATCCAGACCTTCTAAAGAGGGATTAGGTCATTACATCTTTTTCATAGATCTAGAAGGACATAGGTTGGATGAGGACATTGCTCATATTTTAAAACATTTAGAGGATAACACTTCATTCTTTAAGATTTTAGGGTCTTATCCTATATTTAATGAAGATTTATTCAGATAA